A window from Temnothorax longispinosus isolate EJ_2023e chromosome 1, Tlon_JGU_v1, whole genome shotgun sequence encodes these proteins:
- the Pten gene encoding phosphatase and tensin-like isoform X2, protein MFWELMGICFSCRRPTSGRLNSKISEHISASVTPLHVCLEEQRRPELGSCDASQAHKPQVKRTFESQKAEEEIPEEVAEGDSIEIETGELRQSQPSMANTISNMKMTNPIKGLVSKRRKRFTEDGFNLDLTYIKANLIAMGFPAEKLEGVYRNHIDDVVKLLESKHKDHYKIYNLCSERSYDCKKFKQRVATYAFDDHNPPKLEQIKPFCEDVQSWLSQDKDNVAAVHCKAGKGRTGVMVCCYLLHSKQFPTATEALNYYGTKRTHDRKGVTIPSQRRYVDYYATLLQEGLSYEPVTLLLRKIQLDPAPIFNGGQGCLHFVISESNKRIFSDDYEVRKGTSSICIPLQHTVALTGDIRVEFYNYRPKMKRKEKMFHFWFNTFFVREKANSECDNGELHVERSARAFSCDGTAMELPMVMSHVKPRTGSLASLGPMPPTLILRIDKSGLDNAHKDKNHKLYSPDFKVSLFMHSVGGNISPAVPATTNRGGDGVQLGIGGQETPSESSEADSSECDTTGDEDGWESVDLDQRVGRYRLLSDGGMIDLL, encoded by the exons ATGTTCTGGGAATTGATGGGTATATGCTTTTCCTGCAGGAGACCCACCAGCGGCAGGTTGAACAGTAAAATATCTGAGCATATCTCGGCCTCCGTAACCCCTCTCCATGTTTGTCTGGAGGAACAAAGAAGACCAGAACTGGGCTCATGTGACGCCTCACAAGCTCACAAGCCTCAG GTTAAAAGGACCTTTGAGAGCCAAAAGGCAGAAGAAGAGATTCCCGAGGAGGTGGCGGAAGGTGATTCGATCGAAATCGAGACAGGAGAGTTAAGACAAAGCCAGCCGAGTATGGCCAATACTATCAGCAACATGAAGATGACTAATCCCATAAAGGGACTCGTTAGCAAACGCCGCAAACGTTTCACGGAGGACGGTTTTAATCTTGATCTCACAT ATATAAAAGCGAATTTAATAGCGATGGGTTTTCCTGCTGAGAAGCTGGAGGGAGTGTATAGAAATCATATTGATGACGTTGTTAAGCTGCTGGAATCGAAACATAAAGATCattataagatttataatCT GTGTTCCGAGAGATCGTATGATTGCAAAAAGTTCAAGCAGAGAGTGGCTACTTACGCGTTCGATGATCATAATCCACCAAAGCTGGAACAGATTAAACCTTTCTGCGAGGACGTGCAGTCGTGGCTATCCCAAGATAAGGACAACGTAGCCGCAGTTCATTGCAAGGCGGGCAAAGGTCGAACGGGTGTAATGGTGTGCTGTTATCTACTTCACAGCAAACAGTTTCCCACTGCCACGGAAGCCCTTAATTATTATGGAACTAAACGGACTCACGATAG GAAAGGCGTAACGATACCATCGCAGAGAAGATATGTAGATTATTATGCTACCCTCCTCCAAGAGGGTCTCAGTTATGAACCAGTGACATTATTATTGCGTAAGATACAACTGGATCCGGCCCCTATTTTCAACGGAGGTCAAGGCT GCTTGCATTTTGTAATCTCGGAATCAAACAAAAGGATATTTTCTGATGATTACGAGGTTCGGAAAGGTACATCTTCTATTTGTATCCCATTGCAACACACTGTCGCTCTGACGGGAGATATACGGGTGGAGTTCTACAACTACAGGCCAAAAATGAAACGAAAG GagaaaatgtttcattttTGGTTCAACACATTTTTCGTCCGTGAGAAAGCGAATTCCGAGTGCGACAATGGCGAATTACACGTTGAAAGATCGGCGAGGGCATTTAGCTGCGACGGCACAGCAATGGAATTACCGATGGTTATGTCGCATGTGAAACCTAGAACTGGATCGTTGGCCAGTCTCGGTCCTATGCCGCCCACTCTCATTTTACGGATAGACAAGTCAGGATTGGACAATGCACACAAGGATAAAAATCACAAGCTATACAGTCCGGATTTTAAA GTGAGTCTATTTATGCATAGCGTGGGCGGAAACATATCTCCAGCTGTGCCAGCGACGACGAACAGAGGTGGCGACGGTGTGCAGCTGGGGATAGGCGGGCAGGAAACGCCGAGCGAGTCGAGCGAAGCGGACAGCAGCGAGTGCGACACCACCGGCGACGAGGACGGTTGGGAATCCG TGGACTTGGACCAGCGCGTCGGCCGGTACCGTCTTCTGTCGGATGGAGGGATGATAGATCTTTTGTGA
- the Pten gene encoding phosphatase and tensin-like isoform X1 produces MFWELMGICFSCRRPTSGRLNSKISEHISASVTPLHVCLEEQRRPELGSCDASQAHKPQVKRTFESQKAEEEIPEEVAEGDSIEIETGELRQSQPSMANTISNMKMTNPIKGLVSKRRKRFTEDGFNLDLTYIKANLIAMGFPAEKLEGVYRNHIDDVVKLLESKHKDHYKIYNLCSERSYDCKKFKQRVATYAFDDHNPPKLEQIKPFCEDVQSWLSQDKDNVAAVHCKAGKGRTGVMVCCYLLHSKQFPTATEALNYYGTKRTHDRKGVTIPSQRRYVDYYATLLQEGLSYEPVTLLLRKIQLDPAPIFNGGQGCLHFVISESNKRIFSDDYEVRKGTSSICIPLQHTVALTGDIRVEFYNYRPKMKRKEKMFHFWFNTFFVREKANSECDNGELHVERSARAFSCDGTAMELPMVMSHVKPRTGSLASLGPMPPTLILRIDKSGLDNAHKDKNHKLYSPDFKVSLFMHSVGGNISPAVPATTNRGGDGVQLGIGGQETPSESSEADSSECDTTGDEDGWESGESSASLVVNHQHHPLTHSSSRTHVSSLRPRCNLKETAKGLLSRGDKNRNSNRQSVADASAKRSSAPFTLDT; encoded by the exons ATGTTCTGGGAATTGATGGGTATATGCTTTTCCTGCAGGAGACCCACCAGCGGCAGGTTGAACAGTAAAATATCTGAGCATATCTCGGCCTCCGTAACCCCTCTCCATGTTTGTCTGGAGGAACAAAGAAGACCAGAACTGGGCTCATGTGACGCCTCACAAGCTCACAAGCCTCAG GTTAAAAGGACCTTTGAGAGCCAAAAGGCAGAAGAAGAGATTCCCGAGGAGGTGGCGGAAGGTGATTCGATCGAAATCGAGACAGGAGAGTTAAGACAAAGCCAGCCGAGTATGGCCAATACTATCAGCAACATGAAGATGACTAATCCCATAAAGGGACTCGTTAGCAAACGCCGCAAACGTTTCACGGAGGACGGTTTTAATCTTGATCTCACAT ATATAAAAGCGAATTTAATAGCGATGGGTTTTCCTGCTGAGAAGCTGGAGGGAGTGTATAGAAATCATATTGATGACGTTGTTAAGCTGCTGGAATCGAAACATAAAGATCattataagatttataatCT GTGTTCCGAGAGATCGTATGATTGCAAAAAGTTCAAGCAGAGAGTGGCTACTTACGCGTTCGATGATCATAATCCACCAAAGCTGGAACAGATTAAACCTTTCTGCGAGGACGTGCAGTCGTGGCTATCCCAAGATAAGGACAACGTAGCCGCAGTTCATTGCAAGGCGGGCAAAGGTCGAACGGGTGTAATGGTGTGCTGTTATCTACTTCACAGCAAACAGTTTCCCACTGCCACGGAAGCCCTTAATTATTATGGAACTAAACGGACTCACGATAG GAAAGGCGTAACGATACCATCGCAGAGAAGATATGTAGATTATTATGCTACCCTCCTCCAAGAGGGTCTCAGTTATGAACCAGTGACATTATTATTGCGTAAGATACAACTGGATCCGGCCCCTATTTTCAACGGAGGTCAAGGCT GCTTGCATTTTGTAATCTCGGAATCAAACAAAAGGATATTTTCTGATGATTACGAGGTTCGGAAAGGTACATCTTCTATTTGTATCCCATTGCAACACACTGTCGCTCTGACGGGAGATATACGGGTGGAGTTCTACAACTACAGGCCAAAAATGAAACGAAAG GagaaaatgtttcattttTGGTTCAACACATTTTTCGTCCGTGAGAAAGCGAATTCCGAGTGCGACAATGGCGAATTACACGTTGAAAGATCGGCGAGGGCATTTAGCTGCGACGGCACAGCAATGGAATTACCGATGGTTATGTCGCATGTGAAACCTAGAACTGGATCGTTGGCCAGTCTCGGTCCTATGCCGCCCACTCTCATTTTACGGATAGACAAGTCAGGATTGGACAATGCACACAAGGATAAAAATCACAAGCTATACAGTCCGGATTTTAAA GTGAGTCTATTTATGCATAGCGTGGGCGGAAACATATCTCCAGCTGTGCCAGCGACGACGAACAGAGGTGGCGACGGTGTGCAGCTGGGGATAGGCGGGCAGGAAACGCCGAGCGAGTCGAGCGAAGCGGACAGCAGCGAGTGCGACACCACCGGCGACGAGGACGGTTGGGAATCCGGTGAGTCTTCTGCATCCCTGGTGGTGAACCACCAACACCACCCTCTTACACACAGCAGTAGCCGTACACACGTTAGCAGTCTCCGTCCGCGATGCAATCTCAAGGAGACCGCCAAGGGTCTGCTGTCGCGCGGCGACAAAAACCGGAACAGTAACAGGCAGAGCGTCGCCGATGCAAGCGCGAAACGTTCCTCCGCTCCGTTCACTCTCGACACGTAG
- the Pten gene encoding phosphatase and tensin-like isoform X3: MFWELMGICFSCRRPTSGRLNSKISEHISASVTPLHVCLEEQRRPELGSCDASQAHKPQVKRTFESQKAEEEIPEEVAEGDSIEIETGELRQSQPSMANTISNMKMTNPIKGLVSKRRKRFTEDGFNLDLTYIKANLIAMGFPAEKLEGVYRNHIDDVVKLLESKHKDHYKIYNLCSERSYDCKKFKQRVATYAFDDHNPPKLEQIKPFCEDVQSWLSQDKDNVAAVHCKAGKGRTGVMVCCYLLHSKQFPTATEALNYYGTKRTHDRKGVTIPSQRRYVDYYATLLQEGLSYEPVTLLLRKIQLDPAPIFNGGQGCLHFVISESNKRIFSDDYEVRKGTSSICIPLQHTVALTGDIRVEFYNYRPKMKRKEKMFHFWFNTFFVREKANSECDNGELHVERSARAFSCDGTAMELPMVMSHVKPRTGSLASLGPMPPTLILRIDKSGLDNAHKDKNHKLYSPDFKVSLFMHSVGGNISPAVPATTNRGGDGVQLGIGGQETPSESSEADSSECDTTGDEDGWESGESTYL, from the exons ATGTTCTGGGAATTGATGGGTATATGCTTTTCCTGCAGGAGACCCACCAGCGGCAGGTTGAACAGTAAAATATCTGAGCATATCTCGGCCTCCGTAACCCCTCTCCATGTTTGTCTGGAGGAACAAAGAAGACCAGAACTGGGCTCATGTGACGCCTCACAAGCTCACAAGCCTCAG GTTAAAAGGACCTTTGAGAGCCAAAAGGCAGAAGAAGAGATTCCCGAGGAGGTGGCGGAAGGTGATTCGATCGAAATCGAGACAGGAGAGTTAAGACAAAGCCAGCCGAGTATGGCCAATACTATCAGCAACATGAAGATGACTAATCCCATAAAGGGACTCGTTAGCAAACGCCGCAAACGTTTCACGGAGGACGGTTTTAATCTTGATCTCACAT ATATAAAAGCGAATTTAATAGCGATGGGTTTTCCTGCTGAGAAGCTGGAGGGAGTGTATAGAAATCATATTGATGACGTTGTTAAGCTGCTGGAATCGAAACATAAAGATCattataagatttataatCT GTGTTCCGAGAGATCGTATGATTGCAAAAAGTTCAAGCAGAGAGTGGCTACTTACGCGTTCGATGATCATAATCCACCAAAGCTGGAACAGATTAAACCTTTCTGCGAGGACGTGCAGTCGTGGCTATCCCAAGATAAGGACAACGTAGCCGCAGTTCATTGCAAGGCGGGCAAAGGTCGAACGGGTGTAATGGTGTGCTGTTATCTACTTCACAGCAAACAGTTTCCCACTGCCACGGAAGCCCTTAATTATTATGGAACTAAACGGACTCACGATAG GAAAGGCGTAACGATACCATCGCAGAGAAGATATGTAGATTATTATGCTACCCTCCTCCAAGAGGGTCTCAGTTATGAACCAGTGACATTATTATTGCGTAAGATACAACTGGATCCGGCCCCTATTTTCAACGGAGGTCAAGGCT GCTTGCATTTTGTAATCTCGGAATCAAACAAAAGGATATTTTCTGATGATTACGAGGTTCGGAAAGGTACATCTTCTATTTGTATCCCATTGCAACACACTGTCGCTCTGACGGGAGATATACGGGTGGAGTTCTACAACTACAGGCCAAAAATGAAACGAAAG GagaaaatgtttcattttTGGTTCAACACATTTTTCGTCCGTGAGAAAGCGAATTCCGAGTGCGACAATGGCGAATTACACGTTGAAAGATCGGCGAGGGCATTTAGCTGCGACGGCACAGCAATGGAATTACCGATGGTTATGTCGCATGTGAAACCTAGAACTGGATCGTTGGCCAGTCTCGGTCCTATGCCGCCCACTCTCATTTTACGGATAGACAAGTCAGGATTGGACAATGCACACAAGGATAAAAATCACAAGCTATACAGTCCGGATTTTAAA GTGAGTCTATTTATGCATAGCGTGGGCGGAAACATATCTCCAGCTGTGCCAGCGACGACGAACAGAGGTGGCGACGGTGTGCAGCTGGGGATAGGCGGGCAGGAAACGCCGAGCGAGTCGAGCGAAGCGGACAGCAGCGAGTGCGACACCACCGGCGACGAGGACGGTTGGGAATCCG
- the LOC139808611 gene encoding outer mitochondrial transmembrane helix translocase — protein MNMAASAGLTRHEVLMLVARLTCVAAIGFFSMRWLISQLDPTRSTKQRAKKKAREQLRKLAESDRYARSFDMDQLTDYEMIIANHLVDPNDIKVSWSSIAGLDSVIQELKETVILPIQRKELFEDSQLTQAPKGVLLYGPPGCGKTMIAKATAREAKTRFINLDVSILTDKWYGESQKLAAAVFSLAVKLQPCIIFVDEIDSFLRSRNSQDHEATAMMKAQFMSLWDGLITDPDCTVIIMGATNRPQDLDKAILRRMPATFHVGLPNEQQRLKVLQLILKNEPTADNVEMGTLAKHTEGFSGSDLQELCRNASIYRIRDYLYSHDGLKYENNTDDEYDEEFHDTVRPITMEDLLKSFRKMRTSKLHTGTLSTRQLDLD, from the exons ATGAACATGGCAGCGAGCGCTGGTCTCACGCGACATGAGGTGCTGATGCTGGTAGCGAGATTGACATGTGTTGCGGCGATCGGTTTCTTCAGCATGAGATGGCTTATCAGTCAGCTTGATCCTACCAGGAGTACCAAGCAAAGAGCCAAGAAGAAG GCTCGGGAGCAGTTACGTAAATTGGCAGAGAGCGACAGATACGCGCGATCCTTTGACATGGATCAATTGACAGACTACGAAATGATAATAGCCAATCATCTGGTAGATCCAAATGATATCAAAGTATCGTGGAGCAGCATTGCCGGTCTAGACAGCGTTATTCAAGAACTCAAGGAGACAGTCATCCTGCCTATACAGAGGAAGGAGTTATTTGAAGATTCGCAGCTGACTCAAGCGCCCAAG GGAGTATTGCTATACGGTCCGCCAGGTTGTGGCAAGACTATGATTGCCAAGGCTACCGCACGGGAGGCGAAAACACGTTTTATAAATCTAGACGTGAGCATCTTGACTGATAAGTGGTACGGGGAAAGTCAGAAGCTGGCCGCTGCTGTCTTCTCATTGGCAGTGAAACTGCAGCCTTGCATTATTTTCGTTGATGAGATAG ATTCGTTTTTGAGATCGCGCAATTCACAGGATCACGAGGCCACGGCAATGATGAAGGCCCAGTTCATGTCGTTGTGGGATGGTTTGATAACCGATCCTGACTGTACCGTGATTATAATGGGAGCCACCAATAGGCCACAGGATTTAGATAAAGCGATTCTGCGCCGTATGCCAGCGACTTTCCATGTTGGATTGCCG AATGAGCAACAGCGGTTGAAAGTTTTGCAATTGATATTGAAAAACGAGCCAACCGCAGACAACGTCGAAATGGGGACGTTGGCGAAACATACAGAAGGGTTTTCTGGATCTGATTTACAAGAACTTTGTCGAAACGCATCTATATATCGTATTAGAGATTACTTATATTCACA CGACGGGCTCAAGTACGAGAACAATACAGACGATGAATATGACGAAGAATTTCATGATACCGTGCGGCCCATCACGATGGAGGACTTACTCAAATCATTCAGGAAAATGAGAACGTCAAAACTACACACAGGAACGCTCAGTACAAGGCAGCTGGATCTAGATTAA
- the LOC139808546 gene encoding beta-catenin-like protein 1 isoform X1, with protein MSSEKRKISSPTNQDSAEKQEICKMEEKQVLSFRTKTGRLSIIASRFEPPNTPKRPAVGEDDDEWKSVRQPKKLDELTEKEKQDILNEKFWAPEVEELDEATLERLILLFEIRDLRNQIMRLKFPDQPEKFMESEVKLHKTLQELQIVAATNLTNLYYMLMVELGAVPSLLELLSHENTDIAVGVVDLLRALTKEGILHEFQDADTLIDALLEQQVCALLVQNLERLDETGVNKEDSTVYNTIDIFEKLLEFRPDLCADAGKQGLMQWLLRRVKIKTKRDETNKCLASLLLSILLQDTPENRLLLGDLDGIDVLLQQLAYLQSHDPQTAQEHETNEDIMENLFNVLCSSLMATVNRDRFLRGGGLQLMNLMLREKKMSWDGSLKVLDHAMNGPDGKDNCSKFVDILGLQTIFPLFMKTPTLNRKRMLTAEKHVISIIASLLKNCKGQQRQTLLSYFTENDYEKVDRLMELHFNYLEKVEEVKKNGKDDEDEKESYSRRLDGGLFILQLVDYVLLEACTSEGCPPAVKERVTRISAQRSLKTIRHIMREYAGNLGDAGDTEWKEAEQQRILQLIEKF; from the exons ATGTCATCAGAGAAACGTAAGATCTCGAGTCCAACTAATCAAGATTCAGCGGAAAAgcaagaaatatgtaaaatggAAGAGAAGCAA GttctttcgtttcgtacaAAAACGGGTCGATTGAGCATAATTGCATCGAGATTTGAG CCCCCAAACACACCGAAACGACCGGCAGTGGGAGAGGATGACGATGAATGGAAGAGTGTGAGACAGCCTAAGAAGCTCGACGAACTAACGGAGAAGGAAAAGCAAGATATATTGAATGAGAAATTTTGGGCGCCTGAAGTCGAAGAGTTGGATGAAGCGACGCTCGAACGTCTGATCCTTCTATTCGAGATAAGAGATCTGAGGAATCAAATAATGAGACTCAAATTCCCAGATCAACCGGAGAA GTTTATGGAATCCGAAGTAAAACTGCACAAAACTCTGCAAGAGCTTCAAATTGTAGCAGCAACCAATCTAACcaatttgtattatatgttaatGGTAGAGTTAGGCGCCGTACCTTCTTTACTAGAATTGTTGTCTCATGAAAATACTGATATAGCAGTTGGTGTGGTAGATCTTCTGCGGGCATTGACTAAAGAAGGTATATTACACGAATTTCAAGACGCGGATACACTTATCGATGCTTTGTTGGAGCAACAAGTTTGCGCTCTCCTAGTACAAAATCTCGAGAGGCTTGATGAAACGGGCGTGAATAAAGAGGACAGCACTGTTTATAACACAATTG ACATTTTTGAGAAACTACTGGAATTTAGACCAGATCTATGTGCGGATGCGGGAAAGCAGGGATTGATGCAATGGTTGTTACGTcgagttaaaattaaaacaaaacgcgACGAGACGAACAAATGTTTAGCCAGTTTACTCCTATCTATACTTTTGCAGGATACGCCAGAAAATAGACTTCTTTTAGGTGACTTGGATGGAATTGATGTTTTGCTACAACAATTAGCT TATTTACAGAGTCACGATCCGCAGACTGCACAGGAACATGAGACGAATGAAGACATAATGGAAAATTTGTTTAACGTTTTGTGCTCAAGCTTAATGGCTACTGTAAATCGAGATAGATTTCTGCGTGGCGGAGGCCTCCAACTTATGAACTTAATGttacgagaaaaaaagatgtcATGGGATGGATCTCTCAAA gTTTTAGATCACGCTATGAATGGCCCGGACGGAAAAGATAACTGCAGCAAATTTGTAGATATTCTTGGATTGCAAACTATATTTCCTCTGTTTATGAAAACCCCAACACTcaatagaaaaagaatgctTACTGCAGAAA aaCACGTGATTTCAATCATAGCAAGCTTATTAAAGAACTGTAAAGGACAACAGCGTCAAACATTACTTAGTTATTTTACGGAGAATGATTATGAGAAAGTGGATAGATTAATGGAATTACATTTCAATTATCTTGAAAAGGTAGAAGAAGTGAAAAAGAATGGGAAG gACGATGAAGACGAAAAAGAATCGTACTCGAGAAGATTAGACGGCgggttatttatattacagttaGTAGATTATGTACTTCTAGAAGCTTGCACTTCCGAAGGTTGTCCGCCTGCAGTCAAGGAACGAGTGACAAGAATCTCGGCGCAGAGATCCCTTAAAACAATTCGCCACATCATGAGAG AATACGCCGGTAATTTAGGAGATGCCGGTGATACAGAATGGAAAGAAGCAGAGCAACAAcgtatcttacaattaattgaaaaattttga
- the LOC139808546 gene encoding beta-catenin-like protein 1 isoform X2, with the protein MSSEKRKISSPTNQDSAEKQEICKMEEKQPPNTPKRPAVGEDDDEWKSVRQPKKLDELTEKEKQDILNEKFWAPEVEELDEATLERLILLFEIRDLRNQIMRLKFPDQPEKFMESEVKLHKTLQELQIVAATNLTNLYYMLMVELGAVPSLLELLSHENTDIAVGVVDLLRALTKEGILHEFQDADTLIDALLEQQVCALLVQNLERLDETGVNKEDSTVYNTIDIFEKLLEFRPDLCADAGKQGLMQWLLRRVKIKTKRDETNKCLASLLLSILLQDTPENRLLLGDLDGIDVLLQQLAYLQSHDPQTAQEHETNEDIMENLFNVLCSSLMATVNRDRFLRGGGLQLMNLMLREKKMSWDGSLKVLDHAMNGPDGKDNCSKFVDILGLQTIFPLFMKTPTLNRKRMLTAEKHVISIIASLLKNCKGQQRQTLLSYFTENDYEKVDRLMELHFNYLEKVEEVKKNGKDDEDEKESYSRRLDGGLFILQLVDYVLLEACTSEGCPPAVKERVTRISAQRSLKTIRHIMREYAGNLGDAGDTEWKEAEQQRILQLIEKF; encoded by the exons ATGTCATCAGAGAAACGTAAGATCTCGAGTCCAACTAATCAAGATTCAGCGGAAAAgcaagaaatatgtaaaatggAAGAGAAGCAA CCCCCAAACACACCGAAACGACCGGCAGTGGGAGAGGATGACGATGAATGGAAGAGTGTGAGACAGCCTAAGAAGCTCGACGAACTAACGGAGAAGGAAAAGCAAGATATATTGAATGAGAAATTTTGGGCGCCTGAAGTCGAAGAGTTGGATGAAGCGACGCTCGAACGTCTGATCCTTCTATTCGAGATAAGAGATCTGAGGAATCAAATAATGAGACTCAAATTCCCAGATCAACCGGAGAA GTTTATGGAATCCGAAGTAAAACTGCACAAAACTCTGCAAGAGCTTCAAATTGTAGCAGCAACCAATCTAACcaatttgtattatatgttaatGGTAGAGTTAGGCGCCGTACCTTCTTTACTAGAATTGTTGTCTCATGAAAATACTGATATAGCAGTTGGTGTGGTAGATCTTCTGCGGGCATTGACTAAAGAAGGTATATTACACGAATTTCAAGACGCGGATACACTTATCGATGCTTTGTTGGAGCAACAAGTTTGCGCTCTCCTAGTACAAAATCTCGAGAGGCTTGATGAAACGGGCGTGAATAAAGAGGACAGCACTGTTTATAACACAATTG ACATTTTTGAGAAACTACTGGAATTTAGACCAGATCTATGTGCGGATGCGGGAAAGCAGGGATTGATGCAATGGTTGTTACGTcgagttaaaattaaaacaaaacgcgACGAGACGAACAAATGTTTAGCCAGTTTACTCCTATCTATACTTTTGCAGGATACGCCAGAAAATAGACTTCTTTTAGGTGACTTGGATGGAATTGATGTTTTGCTACAACAATTAGCT TATTTACAGAGTCACGATCCGCAGACTGCACAGGAACATGAGACGAATGAAGACATAATGGAAAATTTGTTTAACGTTTTGTGCTCAAGCTTAATGGCTACTGTAAATCGAGATAGATTTCTGCGTGGCGGAGGCCTCCAACTTATGAACTTAATGttacgagaaaaaaagatgtcATGGGATGGATCTCTCAAA gTTTTAGATCACGCTATGAATGGCCCGGACGGAAAAGATAACTGCAGCAAATTTGTAGATATTCTTGGATTGCAAACTATATTTCCTCTGTTTATGAAAACCCCAACACTcaatagaaaaagaatgctTACTGCAGAAA aaCACGTGATTTCAATCATAGCAAGCTTATTAAAGAACTGTAAAGGACAACAGCGTCAAACATTACTTAGTTATTTTACGGAGAATGATTATGAGAAAGTGGATAGATTAATGGAATTACATTTCAATTATCTTGAAAAGGTAGAAGAAGTGAAAAAGAATGGGAAG gACGATGAAGACGAAAAAGAATCGTACTCGAGAAGATTAGACGGCgggttatttatattacagttaGTAGATTATGTACTTCTAGAAGCTTGCACTTCCGAAGGTTGTCCGCCTGCAGTCAAGGAACGAGTGACAAGAATCTCGGCGCAGAGATCCCTTAAAACAATTCGCCACATCATGAGAG AATACGCCGGTAATTTAGGAGATGCCGGTGATACAGAATGGAAAGAAGCAGAGCAACAAcgtatcttacaattaattgaaaaattttga